The Bacteroidales bacterium region TTTCCGTAATTGTCTGTTCATGCTTTCCTTTTAAGTCAATGAGAAAATAATAGCCATAATTACACCTATAACTATGGCTCCGAGAAAACTCAGCCCGTTTCGGATTAATGTCACTTTCATCCCAAAATATTTGGCTTCCACCGGGATGGTCAGCGTGCCCACCATCTTCAGCGTGGTAATAAACAGAGCCAGGATACCGTAAGTAACACCGCTTTCCAGAAGCATGCCGGCCAGCGGATAAGAGATGAATCCGGGTATGAGGGATATGCTTCCCACAAGCGCAGCCATGACATAGCCCAAAATACCGGCCTGATCGCCGAAATATTTGAGCAGCATCTTTTCGGGTGTG contains the following coding sequences:
- a CDS encoding permease, whose translation is MTILFIITGLLLLVSFIANRQKTLEGLKKGAMQFLKLLPTLLTVIILVSLALFFTPEKMLLKYFGDQAGILGYVMAALVGSISLIPGFISYPLAGMLLESGVTYGILALFITTLKMVGTLTIPVEAKYFGMKVTLIRNGLSFLGAIVIGVIMAIIFSLT